Proteins from a genomic interval of Streptomyces sp. Tu6071:
- a CDS encoding winged helix-turn-helix transcriptional regulator: MNAVPTPRPGALQPPGALTPPEAVRPPGVAPSSVAPSSVAPSSVAADGDAFRGDCPGRTVLDHVTSRWGVLILASLRAGPLRFYELRDRIGGISEKMLSQNLRVLVRDGLVDREVEPTVPPKVSYALTSLGRELSDPLQSLIDWIATRTPQIVAAQRSHDLGTPES, from the coding sequence GTGAACGCGGTCCCCACCCCGCGACCGGGCGCGCTCCAGCCTCCCGGCGCGCTCACGCCCCCGGAGGCCGTCCGACCTCCCGGCGTCGCGCCGTCCTCGGTCGCGCCGTCCTCCGTCGCGCCGTCCTCCGTCGCGGCCGACGGGGACGCCTTCCGGGGCGACTGCCCGGGACGTACGGTTCTCGACCACGTGACGAGCCGGTGGGGCGTCCTCATCCTCGCCTCGCTGCGCGCGGGACCGCTGCGCTTCTACGAGCTGCGGGACCGCATCGGCGGCATCAGCGAGAAGATGCTCTCGCAGAACCTCCGCGTCCTGGTCCGCGACGGCCTCGTGGACCGAGAGGTGGAGCCGACCGTGCCGCCGAAGGTGAGCTACGCGCTCACCTCCCTGGGGCGTGAGCTGTCCGACCCCCTCCAGAGCCTCATCGACTGGATCGCGACCCGCACCCCCCAGATCGTCGCCGCCCAGCGCAGCCACGACCTGGGCACCCCGGAGTCCTGA
- a CDS encoding nuclear transport factor 2 family protein has product MTTTTPPDDVRAGSLPGDAARSAALYTEVQAFYARQAHHLDAVRAEEFAATFAAEGVFAHSPDTPAARGRAAIAEEVRGFNARRFADDPVQRRHWFSMLGRAPGCGRRRRDGVLRAGRGDPGDRPPGGTARGRCGRGGARWGARTAGRDGTRPRPPRGRTG; this is encoded by the coding sequence GTGACGACCACCACCCCGCCGGACGACGTGAGGGCCGGGTCCCTGCCGGGCGACGCGGCGCGTTCCGCGGCGCTCTACACCGAGGTACAGGCGTTCTACGCGCGCCAGGCACACCACCTGGACGCGGTACGGGCCGAGGAGTTCGCGGCCACCTTCGCGGCGGAGGGCGTCTTCGCCCACTCCCCCGACACCCCGGCGGCCCGGGGCAGGGCGGCGATCGCGGAGGAGGTGCGCGGCTTCAACGCCCGCCGGTTCGCCGACGACCCCGTCCAGCGGCGGCACTGGTTCTCGATGCTGGGACGTGCGCCCGGGTGCGGACGGCGCCGTCGAGACGGAGTCCTACGCGCTGGTCGTGGTGACCCGGGTGACCGGCCCCCGGGCGGGACGGCCCGGGGGCGGTGCGGGCGCGGAGGGGCGAGGTGGGGTGCGCGGACGGCGGGGCGCGACGGCACCCGGCCGCGCCCACCCCGCGGACGGACCGGGTGA
- a CDS encoding MBL fold metallo-hydrolase, producing the protein MARIRRSPHFDPAKGVFTNPEGPAGEMTGGAPTPDRKELLRTYFRSEDRARRAPSGVLPVHPTTLADLARPPREGLRVTWTGHSSVLTEIDGARILFDPVWGERCSPFSFAGPKRLHPAPFPLAALDRVDAVVISHDHYDHLDLPSIRTLAASGTTFVVPLGIGAHLEHWGVPDALVRELDWHESTELAGVRLTATPARHFCGRGLRNTQHTLWASWVVAGPEHRVFHSGDTGYFPGFAGIGREHGPFDVTMIQLGAYSEYWPDIHMTPAEALRAHGDLGGGVLLPIHWGTFNLAPHPWAEPAEWTKDLGDASGSRIAFPRPGQPFEPAGELPEEPWWRAVSLPLERHWESAGPTGPAAHPGGEPAQGPALGLAADR; encoded by the coding sequence ATGGCCCGTATCCGCCGCTCCCCGCACTTCGACCCGGCCAAGGGCGTCTTCACCAACCCGGAGGGTCCCGCGGGCGAGATGACGGGCGGCGCCCCGACGCCGGACCGCAAGGAACTCCTGCGCACGTACTTCCGCTCCGAGGACCGCGCCCGGCGCGCCCCCTCCGGCGTCCTCCCCGTGCATCCCACGACCCTCGCCGACCTCGCGCGGCCCCCGCGCGAGGGCCTGCGCGTCACCTGGACCGGGCACTCCTCGGTGCTCACCGAGATCGACGGCGCCCGCATCCTCTTCGACCCAGTGTGGGGCGAGCGCTGCTCCCCCTTCTCCTTCGCCGGGCCCAAGCGCCTGCACCCCGCCCCCTTCCCGCTCGCCGCGCTCGACCGCGTCGATGCCGTGGTCATCTCGCACGACCACTACGACCACCTCGACCTGCCCTCGATCCGCACCCTCGCGGCGAGCGGCACGACCTTCGTCGTCCCGCTCGGCATCGGCGCCCACCTGGAGCACTGGGGCGTGCCCGACGCGCTCGTGCGGGAGCTGGACTGGCACGAGTCGACGGAGCTGGCCGGGGTGCGGCTGACCGCGACGCCCGCCCGGCACTTCTGCGGACGCGGCCTGCGCAACACGCAGCACACGCTGTGGGCCTCCTGGGTCGTCGCGGGGCCCGAGCACCGCGTCTTCCACAGCGGGGACACCGGCTACTTCCCCGGCTTCGCCGGGATCGGCCGCGAGCACGGCCCCTTCGACGTGACGATGATCCAGCTCGGCGCGTACAGCGAGTACTGGCCCGACATCCACATGACCCCCGCCGAGGCGCTCCGCGCTCACGGGGACCTCGGCGGCGGGGTCCTCCTGCCGATCCACTGGGGCACGTTCAACCTCGCCCCGCACCCGTGGGCCGAGCCCGCCGAGTGGACGAAGGACCTCGGCGACGCCTCCGGCTCCCGGATCGCCTTCCCGCGACCGGGCCAGCCCTTCGAGCCCGCGGGCGAGCTGCCGGAGGAGCCGTGGTGGCGCGCGGTCTCGCTGCCGCTGGAGCGCCACTGGGAGTCCGCCGGGCCCACCGGTCCGGCCGCGCACCCGGGCGGCGAGCCGGCCCAGGGCCCGGCCCTCGGCCTCGCCGCCGACCGGTGA
- a CDS encoding DsbA family oxidoreductase: MNEITVEIWTDVVCPWCYIGKRRFERALAAFDAKEDVRVHWRSFELDPAALRVTDETIPERMLRRQGIPPEQAAELLAGVSAQAEAEGLEYHLDRARPCNTFDAHRLVHHAGTRGLAETFQERLMRAYTAEGVSVGDHPTLLALAEEAGLDAAAAAEVLAGDAHAEDVRADEDRAARLGVGGVPAFVIGGRWSVSGAQPAELLTGLLERARTGATA; encoded by the coding sequence GTGAACGAGATCACTGTCGAGATCTGGACCGACGTCGTCTGCCCGTGGTGCTACATCGGCAAGCGGCGCTTCGAGCGGGCGCTGGCCGCCTTCGACGCGAAGGAGGACGTGCGCGTCCACTGGCGCAGCTTCGAACTCGACCCCGCCGCCCTGCGGGTCACCGACGAGACCATCCCCGAGCGCATGCTGCGCCGCCAGGGCATCCCGCCCGAGCAGGCCGCCGAACTCCTCGCCGGGGTGAGCGCCCAGGCCGAGGCCGAAGGGCTGGAGTACCACCTCGACCGCGCCCGGCCCTGCAACACCTTCGACGCGCACCGGCTCGTCCACCACGCGGGCACGCGGGGCCTCGCGGAGACCTTCCAGGAACGGCTGATGCGCGCCTACACCGCCGAGGGCGTCTCGGTGGGCGACCACCCCACCCTGCTGGCCCTCGCCGAGGAGGCGGGGCTCGACGCGGCTGCCGCCGCCGAGGTGCTGGCCGGTGACGCGCACGCCGAGGACGTACGGGCCGACGAGGACCGGGCCGCCCGGCTCGGCGTCGGCGGGGTGCCCGCCTTCGTGATCGGAGGACGCTGGTCCGTCTCGGGCGCCCAGCCCGCCGAACTCCTCACCGGTCTCCTGGAACGGGCCCGGACCGGAGCCACCGCCTGA
- a CDS encoding antibiotic biosynthesis monooxygenase family protein encodes MVTMINQVLLHGDESRFLAVLEEICAHMRAQPGFLSLRLHRSPDHPERWAMLADWSDAAAHRAAASAPGIRPAFARLRAEAHTAPQVHAPVPTPGAPAEDPLV; translated from the coding sequence ATGGTGACCATGATCAACCAGGTGCTCCTGCACGGCGACGAGAGCCGTTTCCTCGCGGTCCTCGAAGAGATCTGCGCCCACATGCGCGCGCAACCCGGCTTCCTCTCCCTGCGCCTGCACCGCTCGCCCGACCACCCCGAGCGGTGGGCCATGCTCGCCGACTGGAGCGACGCCGCCGCCCACCGGGCGGCGGCGAGCGCCCCCGGCATCAGGCCCGCCTTCGCGCGGCTGCGCGCCGAGGCCCACACCGCGCCGCAGGTCCACGCCCCGGTGCCCACGCCCGGCGCACCGGCCGAGGACCCCCTCGTCTGA
- a CDS encoding glyceraldehyde-3-phosphate dehydrogenase, with protein MTVNEDSFTNWKTREEIAESMIPVIGRLQRQRDVTVLLHSRSLVNKSVVGILKTHRFARQIAGEELSVTETMPFLQALTTLDLGPSQIDIGMLAETYKSDDRGLSVAEFTARAVEGATGERKIERAAPRDVVLYGFGRIGRLLARLLIEKAGSGNGLRLRAVVVRKAAGQDLVKRASLLRRDSVHGQFQGTIIVDEENDTLIANGNTIRFIYSDDPATVDYTAYGINDAILVDNTGRWRDRAGLSQHLRPGVAKVVLTAPGKGDVPNIVHGVNHETIKPDERIISCASCTTNAIVPPLKAMADEFGVESGHVETVHSFTNDQNLLDNYHKSDRRGRSAPLNMVLTETGAASAVAKALPDLEAKISGSSIRVPVPDVSIAILNLRLSRGTSREEVLTHLREVSLTSPLRRQIDFTTSADAVSSDFVGSRHASIVDAGATKVDGDNAILYLWYDNEFGYSCQVVRVVQHVSGVEYPTFPAPLG; from the coding sequence GTGACTGTCAACGAGGACTCGTTCACCAACTGGAAGACCCGCGAGGAGATCGCGGAATCGATGATCCCCGTCATCGGCAGGCTCCAGCGGCAACGGGACGTCACCGTGCTGCTGCACAGCCGCTCGCTGGTGAACAAGTCGGTGGTCGGGATTCTCAAGACCCACCGATTCGCCCGGCAGATCGCGGGCGAGGAGCTGTCGGTCACCGAGACCATGCCGTTCCTCCAGGCGCTCACGACGCTCGACCTCGGCCCCTCCCAGATCGACATCGGCATGCTCGCCGAGACCTACAAGAGCGACGACCGGGGCCTGAGCGTCGCCGAGTTCACCGCGCGGGCCGTCGAGGGCGCGACCGGCGAGCGGAAGATCGAGCGCGCCGCCCCGCGCGACGTCGTCCTCTACGGCTTCGGGCGGATCGGGCGGCTCCTCGCCCGGCTGCTCATCGAGAAGGCCGGCTCGGGCAACGGCCTGCGCCTGCGCGCCGTCGTGGTCCGCAAGGCCGCCGGTCAGGATCTCGTCAAGCGCGCCTCACTGCTGCGCCGCGACTCCGTGCACGGCCAGTTCCAGGGCACGATCATCGTGGACGAGGAGAACGACACCCTCATCGCGAACGGCAACACGATCCGGTTCATCTACTCCGACGACCCGGCGACCGTGGACTACACCGCCTACGGCATCAACGACGCGATCCTCGTCGACAACACGGGCCGCTGGCGCGACCGCGCGGGCCTCTCGCAGCACCTGCGCCCGGGTGTCGCGAAGGTCGTCCTCACCGCGCCCGGCAAGGGCGACGTGCCGAACATCGTGCACGGCGTGAACCACGAGACGATCAAGCCGGACGAGCGGATCATCTCCTGCGCCTCCTGCACGACGAACGCCATCGTGCCGCCGCTCAAGGCGATGGCCGACGAGTTCGGCGTCGAGAGCGGCCACGTCGAGACGGTGCACTCCTTCACCAACGACCAGAACCTGCTGGACAATTACCACAAGTCCGACCGGCGAGGGCGGTCCGCGCCGCTCAACATGGTCCTCACCGAGACGGGTGCCGCCTCGGCCGTCGCGAAGGCCCTGCCGGACCTCGAGGCGAAGATCAGCGGCAGCTCGATCCGCGTCCCCGTCCCCGACGTGTCGATCGCGATCCTGAACCTCCGGCTGAGCCGCGGGACGAGCCGCGAGGAGGTCCTCACCCACCTGCGCGAGGTCTCCCTCACCTCGCCGCTGCGCCGCCAGATCGACTTCACCACCTCCGCCGACGCCGTCTCCAGCGACTTCGTCGGCTCGCGCCACGCCTCGATCGTGGACGCCGGGGCGACCAAGGTCGACGGCGACAACGCGATCCTCTACCTGTGGTACGACAACGAGTTCGGCTACTCGTGCCAGGTCGTACGGGTCGTCCAGCACGTCTCAGGCGTCGAGTACCCGACCTTCCCCGCACCGCTCGGCTGA
- a CDS encoding 3-hydroxyacyl-CoA dehydrogenase NAD-binding domain-containing protein: protein MSRQTPRAVAVIGTGTIALGWIALFAATGRDVRVSSTRTDAREHLDAALPAYAASLPGGAREPREILARVRVVPEAGEVLSAPSHPYTRAPLAAEADPSDTPGEE from the coding sequence ATGAGCAGGCAGACACCACGCGCGGTCGCGGTGATCGGCACCGGAACCATCGCCCTGGGCTGGATCGCCCTCTTCGCGGCGACGGGCCGCGACGTACGGGTCAGCAGCACCCGCACCGACGCGCGGGAACACCTCGACGCGGCGCTCCCCGCCTACGCGGCCTCGCTGCCCGGCGGGGCGCGCGAGCCGAGGGAGATCCTCGCCCGGGTCCGCGTCGTCCCGGAGGCGGGGGAGGTGCTGTCGGCGCCCTCGCACCCGTACACGCGCGCCCCGCTCGCCGCGGAGGCGGACCCTTCCGACACGCCCGGAGAGGAGTGA